Proteins encoded in a region of the Quercus lobata isolate SW786 chromosome 8, ValleyOak3.0 Primary Assembly, whole genome shotgun sequence genome:
- the LOC115957690 gene encoding mRNA cap guanine-N7 methyltransferase 1 yields the protein MKRGYPESPSGSVGPPQSRLKHNPEGDSQFLEDESTKIFARKVAEHYSARTNQTLEEREASPIIHLKKLNNWIKSVLIQLYARRGDAVLDLACGKGGDLIKWDKAKVGYYVGVDIAEGSIEDCRTRYNGDADHHQRRKKFTFPARLICGDCYEARLDNVLADDAPFDVCSSQFALHYSWSTEARARRALANISALLRPGGTLIGTMPDANVIIKKLREAEGLVFGNSVYWIRFDEEFSEKKFKSSSPFGIKYKFHLEDAVDCPEWVVPFHVFKSLAEEYDLELVFAKNSHEFVHEYLKKPEYVDLMRRLGALGDGNQDKSTLSPDEWEVAYLYLAFVLKKRGQPDRTQINSKRDRGQMQISKEDIMYISRS from the exons ATGAAACGAGGGTACCCAGAATCTCCTTCAGGCTCTGTTGGGCCACCTCAGTCCAGATTGAAGCATAACCCTGAAG GTGATTCACAATTTTTAGAGGATGAAAGCACCAAGATTTTTGCTCGGAAAGTGGCCGAGCATTACAGTGCAAGGACAAATCAGACTCTGGAAGAAAGAGAAGCTAGTCCAATCATCCATTTAAAGAAACTCAACAATTGG ATTAAAAGTGTTCTAATTCAACTCTATGCTCGACGAGGAGATGCTGTTCTTGACCTTGCTTGTGGCAAG GGTGGTGATCTCATCAAATGGGATAAGGCAAAAGTTGGGTATTATGTTGGTGTTGATATAGCAGAAGGCTCA ATAGAAGATTGTCGTACACGCTATAATGGTGATGCTGACCATCATCAGCGTCGTAAAAAATTCACATTTCCTGCCCGCCTCATATGTGGAGACTGTTATGAG GCTCGTTTGGACAATGTTCTTGCAGATGATGCTCCCTTTGATGTTTGCAGTTCCCAG tttGCCTTGCATTACTCCTGGTCTACGGAGGCACGTGCACGACGAGCCTTGGCAAACATATCAGCTTTACTTCGTCCAGGAGGCACCTTGATTGGAACAATGCCAGACGCCAATGtgattattaaaaaacttagagAAG CTGAAGGATTGGTCTTTGGCAATAGTGTCTACTGGATACGTTTTGATGAAGAATTTTCTGAAAAG AAATTCAAATCTTCCAGCCCCTTTGGTATTAAGTACAAGTTTCACCTAGAG GATGCTGTTGATTGCCCTGAATGGGTTGTCCCCTTTCATGTCTTCAAATCATTGGCAGAAGAG TATGATTTGGAGCTAGTTTTTGCAAAGAATTCACATGAATTCGTGCATGAGTATTTGAAAAAACCAGAATACGTGGATCTCATGCGGAGGCTTGGTGCCTTGGGTGATGGTAACCAAGATAAGa GTACACTCTCACCAGATGAATGGGAAGTAGCTTATTTATACTTGGCATTTGTCTTGAAGAAG CGAGGCCAACCTGACCGGACACAGATAAACAGCAAAAGAGACAGGGGGCAGATGCAAATATCGAAGGAGGACATCATGTACATTAGCAGATCATGA